The Pseudomonas fluorescens genome segment CGACGGTTTGTTCTGGCCACTGATGAACACGCACTCGGCATGGCGTCCGGCGAACAGCAGACCCCGATCCGAACTGCCGGCCTGGAACAGCACCGGCGTGCGCTGCGGCGACGGCTCGCACAGGTGATAACCCTCGACCTGATAGAACTCGCCCTTGTGCTCGACCTTGTGCACCTTGTCCGGCTGCGCGTAGATCCGTTGCTGCGGATCGTTGAGCACCGCACCGTTTTCCCAGCTGCCTTCCCAGAGTTTGTAGAGCACTTCGAGGTACTCGTCGGCCTGGTCGTAACGCCGGTCATGCTCGACCTGCTCACTCAGGCCCATGGCCTTGGCGGCGCTGTCCAGATAGCCGGTGACGATGTTCCAGCCCACCCGCCCACGGCTCAGGTGGTCGAGGGTCGACATGCGTCGGGCGAACAGATACGGCGGCTCGTAGGTGAGGTTGGCGGTCAGGCCGAAGCCGAGGTTTTTGGTCACCGCGGACATCGCCGATACCAGCAGCAACGGATCGTTGACCGGCAGCTGGATCGACTCTTTCAACGTGACGTCAACCGAGTTCTGGTAGACGTCGTACACGCCGACGATGTCGGCGATGAACAGCCCATCGAACAGCCCGCGCTCCAGCAATTGCGCCAGTTCGGTCCAGTACTCGATGGTCTTGTATCGGGTCGAGGTGTCGCGGGGATGCGTCCACAACCCGTGGTTGATGTGGCCGATGCAGTTCATGTTGAACGCATTGAGCAGGATCTTTTTCTTGCTCATCAGATGGTCCCTCGCAGCGGAGGGTTTTCATCGTTGAGGTAGTAATTGCCCACCGCGTGATACTTCCAGCGTACTGGATCGTGCAGGGTGTGCACCCGGGCGTTGCGCCAGTGACGGTCGAGGCCGTGCTCGATCAGGGTGGCCTGGCTGCCGGCCAGTTCGAACAACGTGCTGCCGGCGGCCAGGGAGATTTCAGTGCTGATCGCCCGCGCTTCGGCGACGGCAATCGAGGCTGCTGCAACCGTCTCGGCGTTGGTCTCGGCCTGGGCCGCGTCGAGGAATTCGCCGGCGCGTTCGAGAAGGGCTTCGGTGGCGTGCAGGCGGATACTCAGGTGGCCGAAGCTTTTGAGTGTCAGCGGGTCTTCGGTGGCCTTGTCATTCCCCGAATCGATCCATGGACGGGTCTTGCTGCGTACGAAGTGCAGCGCATCTTCGAAGGCGGCGCGGGCGATGCCGGTGTCGATGGCGGCGTGGAGGATCTGCGCCAGCGGGCCGACCGGGGTCGGGCGTTCGAAAGCACTCTGGAACGGGATGACATCTTCGGCGGCGACATACACGTCTTCGAACACCACCGAGCCGCTGCCGGTGGTGCGCTGACCGAAGCCGCTCCAGTCGTCGATCACGGTCAGGCCTTTGCTGTCACGCGGGACGAAGGCCAGTTGCTGCACGCCGTTTTCATCGACCACGGACGTTGGAATCCGTTGGGCGTAAATGGCACCGGTTGCATAGAACTTGCGGCCGTTGATGCGATAGCCGCTGCCGTCGCGTTTGAGGCTGGTGACACGGTCGTGGGCGGTCCTGGTGCCCAGTTCCGCCAGAGCATTGCCGAAGCGCTGACCAGCGAGGACTTCAGCGTAGAGACGTTGTTTCTGCTCGTGGCTGCCGTTTACCCGGAGCACTTCGAGGGCATAGAAATGGTTCTGTGGAATCTGCCCGAGCGAGCCATCGGCCCGGGCGATCAGGGCGATGACTTTGGCCAGCGTCACGTTGGACACGCCGGCGCCGCCGTACTCCTTGGGCACGCTGATGCCCCACAGGCCGGAGCGGGAAAACACGTCGAGTTCCGGCAGCGGCAGGCGTCGTTCGCGGTCGCGCAGGTTGCTGTCGCGCTGGAAGTCTTCGGCCAGGTCACTGGCCACGATCAGGGCTTGCTCGTCGCTGGTGATGACCGCGACGGGATGGGAAAAGGTCATAGGTTTTCTCCAGATGTCTGGTCGTCAGATCCAGGAATGGCGAGCCGGCAACTTGCCGTTGAGGCGCCAGGCGCCGACCGCGTGGTACTTCCAGCGCACCGGGTCGTGCAGGGTGTGCACCCGGGCGTTGCGCCAGTGACGGTCGAGGTTGAATTCGGCGAGGGTGGCGCGGCTGCCGGCCAGTTCGAAAAGCTTTTCGCTGGCCAGCAGCGAGATCTCGGTGGTCAGCACCTTGGCTTCGGCGACGGCAATCGACGCGCGGGCGGCGGATTCGGCGGTGAGTGGTGCGGCGTGCACCTGATCCAGCACTTGCCCGGCCTTGCGCAGCAGCGCCTCGGCGGCGTGCAGTTCGATTTTCAGTTTGCCGATGTCGGCGATCACGTAGAGATCGTCGCTGGCGCGTTCGACCTTGGCATCGATCCACGGCCGGGCGCGGGTCTTGACGAATTCGATGGCGTCATCGATGGCGCCGCGGGCGATGCCGGCGTCGATGGCCGCTTGAATCAGCTGCGACACCGCGCCTTGGGTATTGGGCTTTTCGTTGATCTTCCAGTTGTCCACCACAAGGCCAGCGTCGACTCGCACGTTGTGCAGCAGGATCGTTCCGCTGGCGGTGGTGCGCTGGCCGAAACCGGACCAGTCATCGACGATGCGCAGACCCGGTGTGCCACGGCGGACGAAGGCCAGCACTTGCTTGCCGTCATCGTTGAGTGCCTTGACCGCGACCCAGTGGGCGAACAGTGCGCCGGTGGAATAGAACTTCTGGCCGTTGATCACGTAGTCATCACCATCGGCGGTGATGCGCGCTTTCAGTTCCAGGGTGTCCTTGGTGCCGCGTTCCGGCCCGGCGTTACCGATGCGCCAGCCTTCGAGCACACTCTGCAACAGCTGCTGTTTCTGCGCTTCTGTGGCGCTGCCGAGGATCAGGTTGATGATGCCGAACTGGTTCTGCGGGATCTGCCCCAGTGCCGGGTCGGCCGCGGAAATGATCGCGAACACCTCGGCCAGGGTGACGAAGGAAACCTGCGGCCCGCCGTACTCGCGCGGGATGGCAATACTGCCCAGGCCGCTGCGGGTGAATTGCTCGATTTCTGCCCACGGCAGCTTGCGCTGACGGTCGCGTTTGGCGGCCTGCACGCGGGCGACTTGCGCCAGTTCATGTGCAGCCTGGATGGCTTGAGCGTCGTTGCGCAGCACTTGTGCGGGCAACAACAACGGGGCGATGTCCAGATCACTCTGGACGTTTGCGTCTGCCAGACTGGACATCAGTGCCACTCCTTGGCTGCACGCAATGCCCTGGCGATCCGCACTGGGGTGATTGGGTTCCGGACCATGTTACCTACCTCACATCTCATGAAAAACGCCGCAAAAGTGCGGCGAACGAAAGAATGTCCGGTGGTCCGGTTCATATACCCTAAGCGCGTATAAAATTTAAATAAACTAACTTTTAGGAATATGCATAGAAGATCGAAAGCTCACTCGACTTTGCGCTCCGCGGCCATGGGAATTTGCCTCAAGGGCACTTTCAGATAAGGATTCACGCAGCCAATCTTCAGGGTGCGTGGCGGCGCCCAGCGCGAGTTGTTGCCCACTCGATCAATGACGCAGTAAGTCACATCCAGTCGCAGGTCTTCGCCCGCTTCAACGATGATTGCCGGCGGCACCCAGACCTGGATTCCCTGGCCGACATCGGCTTGCGTGACAGGGGGCAGATCCATCCGCGCATCACCCCAGCGCAGAGTGATTTCGTCGCCTTCGGCCATGTTCAGGTAAGGCTCGATGGTCAGAGGGACGCCGCGCTTGATCTGACTCGGGTTGACCCCGCGCCGGCGGATGACGTCTGGAAGGCTGACCGGCAGCAGATACTGATTTTCTTCCTCGCATCCCGGCGCAGGTTGCCCGCCCGGGCAGTCGAGCTTGACCTCAAACCGGGCGCTGGGCGACAAGGTCGGGTTTCTTCCGACCTGCATGACCCGGTAATGCACGCAGGGTGAACCGTTGACAATGAAGCTCTCGGGTACCCGCAGGCAAATTGTGCTTCCGACATCCCCGGCATTCAGCACGCGGGAAGCGACGTAGCAGCCATCCCAGAACAGCTCGATCAAGTCGCCGCTGTCCATCTCGTCATACGGTTCGATTTCGAGCGACAGGTTGGCGGCCGCCATGAGGTTGATTCCGGTGCCATGGGTTTGCTCCAGGGCCGGCGGTGCCAATTTCGGGATGATTGAAATGCAGGTCATCGGTTTCTCTCCTTGAAGTCTTGCAGCGAAGTCCGTTTTCGAAAGAACGAATGGCGTGTATTACCCGGCAATAAAACTTTGGAGTCTCGTACAAGTTATAAAGGAACTTGTTGAACTAGCGTTTGCCGGTTGATGACTAGATAAGAGTTCGCCGGAAGAGGTGTCAAGCGAGCGGATTAGTTAATCCGTGAATTACCAGTTAATCAGAAACGTCCTACGTTGTTATAGCAATAGGACTAGGCGTGACAAGGAACCTGGCTACAGGTTTTGGCGGTTTTCAGCGTGTTTCGTCGGGTGCTCTTGTGAAGCGAGGAATCAACGAGCGACGAATTTTACGCACGGTGAAGTTGTTGCAGGACATATATATTTGCTGTCGTCGCAGGAGGGGGTTGTTTATGTTTTGAGGGGATTTGCATGTCTGGCGAAATATCACTTCCATCCGTGGAAGTGAGCGGTTTGCACTTTTCAGTGCTCAGCCGTTGTTGCGGAACTTGCTGAGAAACTGTCGCGTGCGTTCTTCTTTCGGATTGGCAAACAACGCCTTGGCTTCGCCTTGCTCGACGATCACGCCTTTATCGAAAAACACCACGCGGTTGGCCACGTCACGGGCAAATGCCATTTCGTGGGTGACGATAACCATGGTGCGTTTTTCTTCGGCCAGACCGCGAATGGTCGCCAATACTTCGCCCACCAACTCGGGGTCGAGGGCCGAAGTCGGTTCGTCGAACAGGATCACTTCCGGTTCCATCGCCAGCGCCCGGGCAATCGCCACGCGCTGTTGCTGGCCGCCGGACAGGCGCCGTGGGTAGGCGTCTTCCTTGCCCGCCAGGCCGACCTTGGCCAGCAGCTTCTTGCCCAGGGCAATGGCTTCGTCGCGAGGCGTCTTCTTGACCACGATCGGGCCTTCGATGACGTTTTCCAGGGCGGTGCGGTGGGGGAACAGGTTGAAGTTCTGGAACACAAAACCCACATGCTGGCGCAGGTTGCGCACCAAGCTTTGCTGCTGGTTCAGCGGGCGGCTGGTATCGATCTCGATCTCGCCGACCTTGATCCGGCCGCTGGTGGGTTCCTCAAGGAAGTTCAGGCAGCGCAGGAACGTGGTCTTGCCCGAGCCGCTGGGCCCGATGATTGCCACGACCTCGCCTTCTTTCACTTCCAGATCAATGCCGTTGAGCACGACTTGACCCTTGAACTGCTTCGTCAGTTTTTCCACGACAATCATGGGGTCAGGACTCCTGGTCGTGCCGATTGACCCGCGCTTCCAGCTTGTTCTGGAAGTGCGACAGCACCGTGGCCAGAATCCAGTAGATCAGCGCGGCGGCAAGATACATGGTGAAGACTTCGAAAGTCCGGGCGGTAATCAGCTGCGCCTGACGGAACAGCTCCGGCACCTGAATGGTGGCGGCCAGTGCGGTGTCCTTGACCAGTGAAATGAAGCTGTTGCCCAGCGGCGGCAACGCCGTGCGCATGGCCTGCGGCAGGATGGCCCGGCGCAGGGTCTGCGCGCGGGTCATGCCGATGCTCGCAGCGGCTTCCCACTGGCCGCGTTCGATCGAACCGATCGCGGCACGCAGGATTTCACAGGCGTAGGCGGCCATGTTCAGCGAGAAGCCGATCAGCGCCGCCGGCAGCGGGTCGAGTTCCATGCCCAATTGCGGCAAGCCGTAATAGATCACGAACAGTTGCACCAGCAACGGCGTGCCGCGAAAGAACGACACGTAGATGCGGGCCAGCCAGCTGACCGACTTGAAGCGCGACAGGCGCATCAACGCCAGGCCAAAGCCCAGCAGCAGGCCGAAGAACATGCCGCCCAGGCTAAGGATTACCGTGTAGTACGCGCCCTTCAACAGGAAGGGCGCGGAGTCCAGTGCGAGTTGGAAAGCTTCTTCCATTATTGGGTGACGTCAGCGTTGAAGTATTTCGTGGACAGCTTCTCAAGGGTGCCGTCGGCGCGCAGTTCGTCGAGGGCCTTGTTCACGGCAGCCAGCAGTTCAGGCTCGCCTTTGCGCAGGGCAATACCGGCTTCCTGACGCGAGAAGGCTTCACCGGCAGCCACGGTTTTCGGCGCTTTCTTGGCGTATTCCAGCGCAGCGAGACGGTCGATCAGAATTGCGTCGGTACGGCCGTTGTTCAGGTCGGCGAACTTGGTCGGATCATCGTCGTAGGTGCGAACGTCGGCACCCGGCACGTTGGCGCGGACCCACTGTTCGTAGTTGGTGCCCAGACCCACGCCGACTTTCTTGCCGGACAGGTCGGCCGCGGATTTGATGTTCAGCGCGGCTGCCTTGTCTTTCAGCACCAGCGCCTGAATCCCGGACACGGTGTACGGTTCGGAGAAGTCATACTTCTTCTTGCGCTCGTCGGAGATGGTCACCTGATTGACCACGACGTCCAGACGCTTGGATTCCAGGGCTGCGAGGATGCCGTCCCATTTGGTCGGCTGGATCTTGGCCTTGACGCCCAGCTTCTTGGCCAGGGCTTCGGACAGTTCGACTTCGAAACCCGACAGCTTGCCGTCGGCATCGACGAAGCTGAACGGTGGGTAAGTGCCTTCCAGGCCGACGTTGATAACGCCTTTTTCCTTGATCTGTTGCAGTTGCTCACCGGCAACGGCGCTGCTGATCAGGCCGGCGCTCAGTGCCAGGCCCAGCGAACCTACCAGCAGATTTCGACGTAGTGCGGAAAAAATCATGACAAGCCCCTGTGTTTTCTTATGGAAGACGCTTAAGGAAAGTTGGCGAATCCGGGAATTGGACGACAGCGCTATCCTGCCTTAAAGCAGCTTATGCGTCTCTCGCGAAATTCGCCTGCGGCGAGACTATATGACGGTTTTTTTAGAATGGAAAATAATGAATTTTCTTTTTGTTATTCTTAAATTGAATATGTGTTTTTGAGATTCCGAACGTTCCCAAACGC includes the following:
- the tcyJ gene encoding cystine ABC transporter substrate-binding protein; translated protein: MIFSALRRNLLVGSLGLALSAGLISSAVAGEQLQQIKEKGVINVGLEGTYPPFSFVDADGKLSGFEVELSEALAKKLGVKAKIQPTKWDGILAALESKRLDVVVNQVTISDERKKKYDFSEPYTVSGIQALVLKDKAAALNIKSAADLSGKKVGVGLGTNYEQWVRANVPGADVRTYDDDPTKFADLNNGRTDAILIDRLAALEYAKKAPKTVAAGEAFSRQEAGIALRKGEPELLAAVNKALDELRADGTLEKLSTKYFNADVTQ
- a CDS encoding SfnB family sulfur acquisition oxidoreductase, which translates into the protein MSSLADANVQSDLDIAPLLLPAQVLRNDAQAIQAAHELAQVARVQAAKRDRQRKLPWAEIEQFTRSGLGSIAIPREYGGPQVSFVTLAEVFAIISAADPALGQIPQNQFGIINLILGSATEAQKQQLLQSVLEGWRIGNAGPERGTKDTLELKARITADGDDYVINGQKFYSTGALFAHWVAVKALNDDGKQVLAFVRRGTPGLRIVDDWSGFGQRTTASGTILLHNVRVDAGLVVDNWKINEKPNTQGAVSQLIQAAIDAGIARGAIDDAIEFVKTRARPWIDAKVERASDDLYVIADIGKLKIELHAAEALLRKAGQVLDQVHAAPLTAESAARASIAVAEAKVLTTEISLLASEKLFELAGSRATLAEFNLDRHWRNARVHTLHDPVRWKYHAVGAWRLNGKLPARHSWI
- the tcyN gene encoding L-cystine ABC transporter ATP-binding protein TcyN encodes the protein MIVVEKLTKQFKGQVVLNGIDLEVKEGEVVAIIGPSGSGKTTFLRCLNFLEEPTSGRIKVGEIEIDTSRPLNQQQSLVRNLRQHVGFVFQNFNLFPHRTALENVIEGPIVVKKTPRDEAIALGKKLLAKVGLAGKEDAYPRRLSGGQQQRVAIARALAMEPEVILFDEPTSALDPELVGEVLATIRGLAEEKRTMVIVTHEMAFARDVANRVVFFDKGVIVEQGEAKALFANPKEERTRQFLSKFRNNG
- a CDS encoding LLM class flavin-dependent oxidoreductase, whose protein sequence is MSKKKILLNAFNMNCIGHINHGLWTHPRDTSTRYKTIEYWTELAQLLERGLFDGLFIADIVGVYDVYQNSVDVTLKESIQLPVNDPLLLVSAMSAVTKNLGFGLTANLTYEPPYLFARRMSTLDHLSRGRVGWNIVTGYLDSAAKAMGLSEQVEHDRRYDQADEYLEVLYKLWEGSWENGAVLNDPQQRIYAQPDKVHKVEHKGEFYQVEGYHLCEPSPQRTPVLFQAGSSDRGLLFAGRHAECVFISGQNKPSTKVQVDKVRASAVEAGRNPEDIKVFMGLNVIVGETEEAAWAKHAEYLSYASAEAGVAHFSASTGIDFSQYEIDEPIQYVKSNAIQSATKNLQNNDWTRRKLLDQHALGGRYITVVGSPQQVADELESWIAETGLDGFNLTRIVTPESYVDFIDLVIPELQRRGSYKTAYDTGSLREKLFHGEAHLPQQHTGAHYRHTSSH
- a CDS encoding SfnB family sulfur acquisition oxidoreductase, encoding MTFSHPVAVITSDEQALIVASDLAEDFQRDSNLRDRERRLPLPELDVFSRSGLWGISVPKEYGGAGVSNVTLAKVIALIARADGSLGQIPQNHFYALEVLRVNGSHEQKQRLYAEVLAGQRFGNALAELGTRTAHDRVTSLKRDGSGYRINGRKFYATGAIYAQRIPTSVVDENGVQQLAFVPRDSKGLTVIDDWSGFGQRTTGSGSVVFEDVYVAAEDVIPFQSAFERPTPVGPLAQILHAAIDTGIARAAFEDALHFVRSKTRPWIDSGNDKATEDPLTLKSFGHLSIRLHATEALLERAGEFLDAAQAETNAETVAAASIAVAEARAISTEISLAAGSTLFELAGSQATLIEHGLDRHWRNARVHTLHDPVRWKYHAVGNYYLNDENPPLRGTI
- the tcyL gene encoding cystine ABC transporter permease codes for the protein MEEAFQLALDSAPFLLKGAYYTVILSLGGMFFGLLLGFGLALMRLSRFKSVSWLARIYVSFFRGTPLLVQLFVIYYGLPQLGMELDPLPAALIGFSLNMAAYACEILRAAIGSIERGQWEAAASIGMTRAQTLRRAILPQAMRTALPPLGNSFISLVKDTALAATIQVPELFRQAQLITARTFEVFTMYLAAALIYWILATVLSHFQNKLEARVNRHDQES